From a region of the Leptospira venezuelensis genome:
- a CDS encoding fatty acid desaturase family protein, whose amino-acid sequence MEASIQIRDLPFAKNRILSLVVLFLFISFHFLLPMGLLFGNFPYWIAWVFAAALGPVSYTFWNLIHESIHGNFSNERKQNHFWGRFLCVVFGAPYSVLKCSHLMHHKFNREPGDRIEFYDPNSEKPRWFQSLNYYFRITVATYIFEVGTGLLLSLPSRWTKPIADRFVEHPIEEGFFKWIYRPEILEELRKDILWILVFYIPSFWLFGSNWPLLVFLLLSRSFVISFFDNAYHYGKEINDKNSAFNLTLPKPVSVFFLHFNYHRIHHRFPGCSWDRLPKQMEVSGETWDKSFIKQAWSQWGGLLEPLDGKISK is encoded by the coding sequence ATGGAAGCTTCTATACAGATCAGAGACCTACCATTTGCGAAAAATAGAATACTTTCGCTGGTCGTCCTATTTTTATTTATCAGCTTCCATTTTTTGTTACCAATGGGTCTATTATTTGGTAACTTTCCATATTGGATCGCTTGGGTTTTTGCCGCAGCTTTGGGGCCAGTTTCCTATACTTTCTGGAATTTGATCCATGAAAGTATACATGGTAATTTTTCGAACGAAAGAAAGCAGAATCATTTTTGGGGAAGGTTTCTTTGTGTCGTGTTCGGAGCTCCTTATTCGGTTTTGAAATGTAGTCATCTGATGCATCACAAGTTCAATAGAGAACCTGGTGATAGGATAGAATTTTATGATCCAAATTCTGAAAAGCCTAGATGGTTCCAGAGTTTGAATTACTATTTTAGAATTACAGTAGCAACTTACATTTTTGAAGTAGGCACAGGACTTTTACTCTCACTACCTTCTCGTTGGACAAAACCGATCGCGGATCGATTTGTTGAGCATCCTATCGAAGAAGGTTTTTTTAAGTGGATCTATCGTCCTGAAATTTTGGAAGAATTAAGAAAGGATATATTATGGATCTTGGTCTTCTATATTCCTTCTTTTTGGTTGTTTGGAAGTAATTGGCCTTTGTTGGTATTTCTTCTTTTGAGCAGGTCGTTCGTTATATCATTTTTCGATAATGCATATCATTACGGGAAAGAAATTAATGATAAAAATTCGGCCTTTAATTTAACTCTACCGAAACCGGTAAGTGTGTTCTTTTTACATTTTAATTATCATAGGATTCATCATAGATTCCCGGGATGTTCCTGGGATCGGTTACCGAAACAGATGGAGGTTAGCGGAGAAACCTGGGACAAAAGTTTTATTAAACAAGCATGGAGCCAATGGGGCGGGCTCTTAGAACCTTTGGATGGAAAAATTTCTAAATAA
- a CDS encoding MBL fold metallo-hydrolase produces MSLIFHSATLLLAFSLFYCFPLDPDRVKSPSYREGRYHNLDPDEELQGKSPLAILRWKVWGPKDPPAVEGLTEELPTVLERKSEDLVAQEGKIRVVWFGHATVWISSTKNGKTVNVLTDPIFEAPILVSRLVKLPIPKEELPPVDFVVVSHAHRDHLDRDTLRYLRSKNPNLQILLPSGMKSFSEEENLGSTVSQELGQITTKESVKITFLPAHHWSRMGISDTNQYFWGSYSLEAQGKIIYFAGDTGYSSHFKNISERLGKPVDLALLPIGAYKPRWFMKYAHIGPVEALMATKDLNAKSFAPIHWGTFPLGDDLPKEPVLDLKQRLSFPSSPDTKGINPQSDGISWGTKDGVKIIPWTIGSGIDLE; encoded by the coding sequence ATGAGTTTAATATTTCATTCTGCGACTCTCTTACTCGCATTTTCATTATTCTATTGCTTTCCATTGGATCCGGACAGGGTAAAGTCCCCAAGCTATAGAGAAGGTAGATATCATAATTTAGATCCAGATGAAGAATTGCAGGGGAAGTCTCCTTTGGCTATCCTACGTTGGAAGGTCTGGGGACCTAAAGATCCGCCTGCAGTCGAAGGTCTCACTGAAGAGCTTCCCACTGTTCTGGAAAGAAAATCTGAAGACCTAGTGGCTCAGGAAGGAAAGATACGAGTTGTATGGTTCGGACATGCCACAGTTTGGATCTCTTCCACCAAAAATGGAAAAACAGTAAACGTTCTGACAGATCCTATCTTTGAGGCTCCTATTCTTGTGAGTAGACTAGTAAAACTTCCGATCCCAAAAGAGGAACTTCCCCCTGTTGACTTTGTAGTAGTAAGCCACGCCCATAGAGATCATTTGGACCGAGATACATTACGTTATTTGAGAAGTAAAAATCCGAACTTACAGATTCTTCTACCTTCCGGAATGAAATCATTTTCTGAAGAAGAAAATTTAGGATCTACAGTTTCCCAAGAGTTGGGTCAGATCACTACAAAAGAGTCCGTTAAGATCACTTTTCTTCCAGCACATCATTGGAGTAGAATGGGAATCTCAGACACCAACCAGTATTTCTGGGGAAGTTACTCTCTTGAAGCCCAGGGAAAGATCATATACTTTGCGGGAGATACTGGATATTCTTCTCATTTTAAAAATATCTCAGAACGTTTAGGTAAACCGGTGGATCTTGCACTTCTTCCGATCGGAGCTTATAAGCCTAGATGGTTTATGAAATACGCGCATATCGGACCCGTCGAAGCTTTAATGGCAACCAAGGACTTAAATGCAAAGTCGTTTGCACCTATCCATTGGGGGACTTTTCCATTAGGCGATGATCTGCCTAAGGAACCTGTGTTGGACCTCAAACAAAGGTTATCCTTTCCTTCTTCTCCAGATACAAAAGGGATCAATCCTCAGTCAGATGGAATTTCATGGGGAACCAAGGATGGGGTCAAAATTATACCTTGGACTATTGGAAGTGGAATAGATTTAGAATGA
- the sucC gene encoding ADP-forming succinate--CoA ligase subunit beta has product MKIHEYQAKEILRRHNAKVPFGVVIDKKEDGAKAHEEVSSKTGASVVVVKAQIHAGGRGKGGGVKVTKTKEDALAAIDKILGMQLITPQTGAEGKKVLKVYLEQGINIAKEFYLSVLLDRAIRKTIIMASTEGGMEIEEVAETHPEKILKIAIDPGIGLQPNQASQLAFDLGLPAESHKSFKALLTSVYNAYIKEDASLLEINPLILTKENEIIAGDCKIDLDENALYRHPENAAFRDISEEDPLEVQASEYNINYVKLDGNIGCMVNGAGLAMATMDIVKLAGAEPANFLDVGGGANVTTVTNGFKLILGDPNVKGIFVNIFGGIVRCDRVALGIIEAAKAVNIHVPLVVRLKGTNAEEGKKILNESGLNIIAEEDLRTAAKKVAEAIK; this is encoded by the coding sequence ATGAAAATTCACGAGTACCAGGCCAAGGAAATCCTGAGACGCCATAACGCCAAAGTTCCTTTCGGCGTAGTAATTGATAAAAAAGAAGACGGTGCAAAAGCCCACGAAGAAGTTTCTTCCAAAACGGGAGCATCTGTAGTAGTCGTAAAAGCTCAAATCCACGCAGGTGGTAGAGGAAAAGGCGGCGGAGTTAAAGTTACCAAAACTAAAGAAGACGCATTAGCCGCAATCGATAAGATCTTAGGCATGCAACTCATTACTCCTCAAACAGGAGCTGAAGGTAAAAAAGTTTTAAAAGTTTATCTTGAGCAAGGAATCAATATCGCGAAAGAATTCTATCTAAGCGTATTATTAGATCGCGCGATCCGCAAAACAATCATCATGGCTTCTACTGAAGGTGGAATGGAGATTGAAGAAGTTGCGGAAACTCATCCTGAAAAAATCCTGAAAATCGCTATAGATCCAGGTATCGGATTACAACCAAACCAAGCTTCTCAACTTGCTTTTGATCTTGGACTTCCCGCTGAATCTCATAAGTCTTTCAAAGCTCTTCTTACTTCCGTTTATAATGCTTATATTAAAGAAGATGCATCTTTATTAGAGATCAACCCTCTCATCCTTACAAAAGAAAATGAGATCATTGCAGGTGACTGTAAGATCGACTTAGATGAGAACGCTCTTTATCGCCATCCCGAAAATGCTGCATTCAGAGATATTTCCGAAGAGGATCCTTTAGAAGTTCAAGCCAGCGAATACAATATCAACTATGTTAAGTTAGATGGAAACATCGGCTGTATGGTGAACGGTGCCGGCCTTGCAATGGCAACCATGGACATCGTTAAACTTGCCGGAGCTGAACCTGCAAACTTCCTAGACGTGGGCGGTGGAGCTAACGTTACTACTGTTACCAACGGATTCAAACTGATCCTGGGAGATCCGAACGTAAAAGGGATCTTTGTGAATATCTTCGGAGGGATCGTTCGTTGCGACCGAGTTGCTCTGGGGATCATCGAAGCAGCTAAAGCCGTGAACATTCACGTTCCATTAGTAGTTCGTTTAAAAGGGACCAATGCAGAAGAAGGAAAAAAGATCTTAAACGAATCCGGTCTCAACATCATCGCGGAAGAGGATCTTCGCACCGCGGCCAAAAAAGTGGCGGAAGCCATTAAATAA
- a CDS encoding sulfurtransferase, giving the protein MKVIYIGLVLGLVSGTFVSCDGGSDSNSALAVLAGFGSSIPVRSASDLTNESAASYDDNEWGLVTASRLESWVSDWQNQKPSHISGKLVILQSSLANNFAGDTSGRSYIKSDNSNGVYVYHLDDFQAGFRFNQQRDTGLIRNSVRYQADGQTIDQWLKVFGINLNKDLVVFAVGSANNNGTAYTNGSQTQDITRGIYWLRYWGADIKHLAILNGDIRTNFTNATYLAGTKDTAPNENGNFSVKQLKVDNTIITLTLEDIIKIAKNNGNASISGLTGTQIIVDARPTAQYDQTIGITNSGTNHITTAWNDSGAPAAGVSGTPKKYVLFETRIKGAKTFPWASLLDTSATGYRFKDKVTLAGIFANTGTGGAGYTAGSTVVSQCRTNFEAQVNGFVSQNILGYPTVFYDGSLVEWTSLVAEYPDSAEGTSYNKLSLTSPFRTDTADLSYAPSGVINYNSHASGGTGSPYVTVAQADINPSSNTTRKAQFEDKAYKF; this is encoded by the coding sequence ATGAAGGTGATCTATATTGGGCTGGTACTCGGCCTAGTTTCGGGGACGTTTGTCTCCTGTGATGGAGGTTCTGACTCCAATTCTGCTTTGGCGGTTTTGGCCGGGTTCGGTTCTTCCATTCCGGTCCGTTCTGCTTCGGATTTAACGAATGAGTCAGCTGCTTCTTATGATGATAATGAATGGGGGCTTGTAACTGCTTCTCGTTTGGAATCTTGGGTGAGCGATTGGCAAAACCAAAAGCCATCTCATATCAGCGGCAAACTTGTGATCTTGCAGAGTAGTCTTGCAAATAATTTTGCGGGAGATACAAGCGGGAGATCCTACATTAAGTCAGACAATTCGAACGGAGTTTATGTATATCATCTGGATGATTTCCAAGCTGGATTTCGTTTTAACCAGCAGAGAGATACCGGACTGATCCGTAACTCAGTGCGCTACCAAGCAGATGGACAAACTATAGACCAATGGTTGAAAGTCTTCGGAATTAATTTGAACAAAGACTTGGTGGTTTTTGCAGTTGGATCTGCGAATAATAACGGCACTGCTTATACGAATGGAAGCCAAACCCAAGATATTACTAGAGGAATTTATTGGCTTAGATATTGGGGAGCGGATATCAAACATCTCGCAATCTTAAACGGAGATATCAGAACCAACTTTACGAATGCAACCTATCTTGCAGGGACAAAGGATACCGCTCCGAATGAAAACGGAAACTTCAGTGTTAAACAACTAAAGGTAGATAATACGATTATTACTCTTACCTTAGAAGATATCATTAAGATTGCTAAGAATAATGGGAACGCTTCGATCAGTGGACTTACCGGCACTCAAATCATTGTGGATGCAAGACCGACTGCACAATATGATCAGACTATTGGGATTACAAATTCAGGAACAAATCATATTACAACTGCTTGGAATGACTCAGGTGCTCCGGCTGCAGGCGTGAGTGGAACTCCTAAGAAGTATGTTCTTTTTGAAACAAGGATTAAAGGAGCAAAAACTTTTCCTTGGGCATCTTTACTGGATACTTCTGCCACAGGTTATAGATTTAAGGATAAGGTGACTCTTGCAGGTATTTTTGCAAATACTGGAACAGGTGGGGCCGGTTATACTGCGGGATCTACCGTCGTTTCCCAATGTAGAACAAACTTCGAAGCTCAGGTGAATGGGTTTGTTTCTCAGAATATCTTAGGATATCCTACAGTTTTTTATGACGGTTCCTTAGTGGAATGGACTTCACTTGTTGCAGAATATCCTGATTCTGCGGAAGGGACTAGTTATAATAAACTTTCCTTAACTTCTCCGTTCAGAACGGATACTGCAGATTTAAGTTACGCTCCAAGTGGAGTTATTAATTATAATTCACATGCGTCCGGTGGAACAGGGAGCCCATATGTAACTGTGGCTCAAGCGGATATTAATCCTTCTTCGAATACAACACGTAAGGCTCAATTTGAAGATAAGGCTTATAAGTTTTAA
- the sucD gene encoding succinate--CoA ligase subunit alpha codes for MAVLVDNNTKVVVQGITGKEGSFHAQQMIEYGTNVVGGVTPGKGGQKADLVGKAVPVFNSLKDAMEKEGANASIIFVPPPFAADAILEGIFNEIPLVVCITEGIPTHDMLKVYSALRNSKTRLIGPNCPGIISPKYNVKMGIMPGFIHQAGSIGIVSRSGTLTYESVAQLSQHGLGQSTVIGIGGDPVPGMNHTEAVKLLNEDPETKGIVMIGEIGGTSEEEAAAYIKANVKKPVVGFIAGQTAPPGKRMGHAGAIISGGMGTASSKMKAMQDAGITVCQSIAEVGEKMKKALG; via the coding sequence ATGGCAGTATTAGTAGATAACAATACGAAAGTCGTAGTACAGGGTATTACCGGAAAAGAAGGTTCTTTCCATGCGCAGCAGATGATCGAATACGGAACCAATGTAGTCGGTGGAGTCACTCCAGGAAAAGGAGGACAAAAAGCTGACTTAGTAGGTAAAGCGGTTCCGGTATTCAACAGCCTTAAAGACGCAATGGAAAAAGAGGGTGCAAATGCATCTATCATTTTCGTTCCGCCTCCATTTGCAGCGGATGCAATCTTAGAGGGAATTTTTAACGAGATCCCATTAGTGGTTTGTATTACTGAAGGAATTCCAACACATGATATGTTGAAAGTTTATAGCGCTTTAAGAAATTCCAAGACCAGATTAATCGGACCAAATTGCCCGGGGATCATTTCTCCTAAATACAATGTAAAGATGGGAATTATGCCTGGTTTCATTCACCAAGCAGGAAGTATCGGCATCGTTTCCCGTTCCGGAACCTTAACTTACGAATCGGTTGCTCAACTTAGCCAACACGGCTTAGGACAATCCACTGTGATCGGTATCGGTGGAGACCCGGTTCCAGGAATGAATCATACGGAAGCAGTCAAACTTCTGAATGAAGATCCTGAAACGAAAGGAATCGTAATGATCGGAGAGATTGGCGGAACTTCTGAAGAAGAAGCGGCAGCTTACATCAAAGCGAATGTTAAAAAGCCTGTAGTAGGATTTATCGCGGGTCAAACTGCACCTCCTGGAAAAAGGATGGGGCATGCTGGCGCGATCATCAGCGGAGGAATGGGAACAGCTTCTTCTAAGATGAAAGCTATGCAGGATGCAGGCATTACAGTTTGCCAGTCTATCGCCGAAGTCGGCGAAAAAATGAAAAAAGCATTAGGTTAA
- a CDS encoding adenylate/guanylate cyclase domain-containing protein, whose product MILRFRRFIDWVQLNKLTQGLSDQEARAIRTTGSTQFIIFVIPVLLAVPIYFTEPPETHLYSYSVLIIFLITLGIGRYLLHKRMQTASAVVTLVALNYEFTVLTLAQADDPAPLGFLISSILPFLMILRTKTKTLWSLVIIPVCFFLAAQYYYRVFGGSAIFGPPRWVVPADYLMPPLVLLVLAMIFIIYQFVKAVNTAEDKLSREHAQSEKLLLNILPREVADELKEKGISKPRHFPSATVCFTDFEGFTKISESLAPGELVAELDRCFSYFDSLMDRYKLEKLKTIGDSYMFVGGIPNTSSTHAVDCVLAALEIQAFMNQMKEIKASQNLPYWQLRLGIHSGDLVAGVIGEKKFAYDVWSDTVNTASRCESSGATGKINISGATYALVKDFFDCEYRGEIAAKHKGNIGMYFVHGLLPELHRAGEPRVPNSEFEKRYSDLSSGMKKVEVEDVG is encoded by the coding sequence ATGATTTTACGTTTCCGCAGGTTCATCGATTGGGTACAATTAAACAAACTCACTCAAGGTCTCAGTGACCAAGAAGCGCGCGCTATTCGTACTACTGGATCTACTCAGTTCATAATATTTGTAATCCCGGTTCTTCTCGCAGTACCAATTTATTTTACTGAACCTCCTGAAACGCATCTATATTCCTATTCCGTGCTTATTATCTTTCTGATAACCCTAGGAATTGGAAGATATCTGCTTCATAAAAGGATGCAGACTGCTTCTGCGGTTGTGACACTTGTGGCATTGAATTACGAATTTACAGTTTTGACACTTGCCCAAGCAGATGATCCAGCACCTCTCGGATTTTTAATCAGTTCTATTTTGCCGTTCCTAATGATTTTGCGTACTAAAACGAAAACGCTTTGGAGCCTTGTGATCATTCCGGTATGTTTTTTCCTGGCGGCCCAGTATTATTACAGAGTGTTCGGTGGTTCTGCGATATTCGGACCTCCTAGATGGGTTGTGCCTGCAGACTATCTGATGCCTCCACTTGTACTTTTGGTCTTAGCAATGATTTTCATCATTTATCAATTCGTAAAGGCGGTCAACACAGCGGAAGACAAACTGTCTCGGGAGCACGCTCAGTCAGAGAAACTTCTTCTTAATATTTTGCCTAGAGAAGTAGCAGATGAATTGAAGGAAAAAGGAATTAGCAAACCTCGCCATTTCCCCTCTGCAACAGTTTGTTTCACTGATTTTGAAGGTTTTACTAAAATTTCCGAATCGCTTGCACCAGGCGAACTGGTTGCGGAGTTAGATAGATGCTTTTCCTATTTCGATAGTTTGATGGATCGATACAAACTTGAGAAACTCAAGACTATCGGAGATAGCTATATGTTTGTGGGAGGAATTCCAAATACTAGTTCTACTCATGCCGTGGACTGTGTTCTCGCTGCTCTCGAGATCCAGGCATTTATGAATCAGATGAAGGAAATTAAAGCTTCGCAAAATCTTCCATACTGGCAGCTTCGATTGGGGATTCACTCTGGAGACTTGGTAGCAGGAGTTATCGGAGAGAAGAAGTTTGCCTATGATGTTTGGAGTGATACCGTAAATACTGCAAGTAGATGTGAATCTTCCGGTGCTACAGGTAAAATTAATATTTCAGGTGCAACTTATGCGCTGGTCAAAGATTTTTTTGACTGCGAATATCGTGGAGAGATCGCAGCAAAGCATAAAGGAAATATCGGAATGTATTTTGTTCACGGGCTCCTACCTGAATTGCATAGAGCAGGGGAGCCTAGGGTGCCAAATTCCGAATTTGAAAAGCGTTACTCGGATTTGAGCTCAGGCATGAAGAAAGTTGAGGTAGAAGATGTCGGTTAA
- the ruvA gene encoding Holliday junction branch migration protein RuvA produces the protein MISGLQGSIRKLEVGSVHLDVHGVTYEIVISFKTYWELKEFQTSAKEVRLHIHHSINERGQKLFGFLQERDKEFFKVMKGLHGIGEMTALKVLSFFSPWELHKIASSGEAKDLEKIPKVRAKTSEKIFFEVKQNLKKLELFLEAGPEDPSIPETSKEKLPSPEDRFKETAVQALVQLGFEDKSALKEVEKILKKQSFTDTGELIREILKNL, from the coding sequence ATGATCTCCGGACTACAAGGCTCCATCCGAAAACTAGAAGTAGGCTCCGTGCACTTAGATGTACACGGAGTAACTTACGAAATTGTAATATCTTTTAAAACCTATTGGGAACTGAAAGAATTCCAAACTTCTGCAAAAGAAGTCAGACTTCATATCCATCACTCCATTAACGAAAGAGGCCAAAAACTTTTTGGATTCTTACAAGAAAGAGATAAGGAATTTTTCAAAGTGATGAAGGGGCTACACGGAATTGGAGAAATGACTGCACTCAAAGTGCTCTCCTTCTTTAGTCCTTGGGAATTACATAAGATCGCTTCCTCTGGAGAAGCAAAGGACCTGGAGAAGATTCCAAAAGTCAGAGCCAAAACCTCCGAAAAAATCTTTTTCGAAGTAAAACAAAATCTCAAAAAACTGGAACTATTTTTAGAAGCAGGCCCGGAAGATCCATCTATCCCCGAGACCTCCAAAGAAAAACTTCCCTCTCCGGAAGATCGTTTCAAAGAAACCGCTGTCCAGGCTCTTGTGCAACTAGGTTTCGAAGATAAATCTGCCCTTAAGGAAGTGGAGAAGATCCTGAAAAAGCAAAGTTTTACGGATACAGGAGAACTGATCCGGGAAATATTAAAAAATCTTTAA
- a CDS encoding DUF819 family protein: protein MSEVFYWIISVLFLGFILGFPWLAGSLSNKYKWLGFLGPVVLCYASGIILGNLIPTELLPKKIAETVSEISIPIAIPLLLASSDFGRGIKEAKLALFSFFLSCIAVAISSVSVGFFLSYLHPESSKIGGMLAGLYTGGTPNSNAIGLALDTGKATIALVNTVDLLIGGTYLLFLLSFSKKVYSFFLKPETAIEREGEDTSLELQVSPKNPVFRLFFGIILSVLGLAASFGISQVILGTASAPLILLGITTWGIGISFSKRVRSLNTYPVGYYFILIFSVAIGFLADFGSLVKGASGVLLIVLATMSIAILLHLLFGILFKIPVDTWIITSVSSIYGPAFVPSVAAAIGNRGVLILGILTGLVGYAVGNYLGLAVYWLLVR, encoded by the coding sequence ATGTCTGAAGTATTCTATTGGATAATTTCTGTTTTATTCTTAGGATTTATTCTCGGATTCCCTTGGCTTGCGGGAAGCCTTTCTAATAAGTATAAGTGGTTGGGATTTTTAGGCCCCGTCGTTCTATGTTATGCTTCTGGTATTATCTTAGGGAACTTGATCCCAACTGAGCTATTACCCAAAAAGATCGCAGAAACTGTCTCTGAAATTTCTATCCCTATCGCGATTCCTCTCTTACTCGCTTCTTCCGATTTTGGACGAGGGATCAAAGAGGCAAAACTTGCATTGTTCTCCTTCTTTCTTTCCTGTATTGCTGTTGCGATATCTTCTGTTTCCGTAGGTTTTTTCTTAAGCTATTTACATCCTGAATCTTCTAAAATAGGCGGAATGCTTGCAGGCTTGTATACGGGAGGAACACCCAATTCGAACGCAATCGGTCTGGCTTTGGATACTGGAAAGGCAACGATTGCACTTGTGAATACGGTAGATCTTTTGATTGGTGGGACTTATCTTTTATTCCTTCTAAGCTTTTCCAAAAAAGTATATTCATTTTTCCTAAAGCCTGAGACTGCGATCGAGCGAGAAGGAGAAGACACTTCTCTTGAACTCCAAGTTTCTCCAAAAAATCCAGTGTTTCGTTTGTTCTTTGGAATTATTTTATCGGTTTTGGGACTTGCTGCTTCTTTCGGGATTTCTCAAGTGATATTAGGAACTGCTTCCGCACCTTTAATCCTATTAGGGATCACGACCTGGGGAATCGGAATCTCATTTTCCAAAAGAGTGAGAAGTTTGAATACGTATCCAGTAGGATATTATTTTATTCTAATATTCTCAGTAGCGATCGGTTTTTTGGCAGATTTTGGGAGTCTAGTCAAGGGAGCATCAGGTGTACTTTTGATCGTACTTGCAACTATGTCGATTGCGATCCTTCTTCATTTACTTTTCGGGATCCTATTTAAGATTCCTGTGGATACTTGGATCATCACTTCTGTTTCCAGTATTTATGGTCCTGCGTTTGTTCCTTCTGTTGCGGCAGCGATTGGCAATAGAGGTGTATTGATCCTGGGGATCTTGACCGGCTTGGTTGGCTATGCAGTGGGGAATTATTTAGGCCTAGCAGTGTATTGGTTATTGGTGAGATAA
- a CDS encoding DoxX family protein, with protein sequence MLETLLATSNDIVPLVLRLTLGIVIFPHGAQKLLGWFGGYGFKGTYGYFTQTAGLPGIIAFLVIIGESFGSVALVLGLLTRVSAIGIGIIMLGAALLVHREHGFFMNWFGAQKGEGYEFQVLAIGLAIALSIVGGGAYSLDLAILSSL encoded by the coding sequence ATGTTAGAAACATTATTAGCAACCAGTAACGATATCGTTCCACTGGTCTTAAGATTAACTCTCGGGATCGTAATCTTCCCACATGGAGCTCAAAAATTATTGGGCTGGTTCGGCGGTTACGGATTCAAAGGAACTTACGGTTATTTTACCCAGACTGCAGGACTTCCTGGCATAATCGCATTCTTAGTCATCATAGGTGAATCATTCGGTTCAGTTGCATTGGTCCTCGGACTACTTACTCGAGTATCCGCAATCGGGATCGGCATTATCATGTTAGGTGCTGCACTACTCGTTCACAGAGAGCATGGATTTTTCATGAACTGGTTCGGAGCTCAAAAAGGAGAAGGTTACGAATTCCAAGTATTGGCTATCGGACTTGCAATTGCACTCTCAATCGTAGGCGGAGGAGCTTATTCTCTAGACCTTGCTATTCTTTCCTCTCTATAA